A window of the Phragmites australis chromosome 20, lpPhrAust1.1, whole genome shotgun sequence genome harbors these coding sequences:
- the LOC133902107 gene encoding uncharacterized protein LOC133902107: protein MTPPISPPPPAAADALAQIVHALLPPLLLAAASVKALHSRWRALHGTLLALQSSLAAVPASASAYPLFADLVASLLPALRSLHALSVRCQDPGLPGGRLRLQSDLDMAASSLSLFLHDLSLLLRSGLLSVDSSTASSPNAIVLQVPASAASRADKSLFVRDAFARLQIGGLDLKLKALASLLELLSDNPAAEAAQVVAADGDVAALLRLLDSSSHSALRDSAVAAVAHLATAGAASRRVVFDEGGLGPLLRVLDSGLAPATRERAAAAVVAITADAGSAWALSAYGGVSILINACRPSSGSPAVQALAVAALKNVASIDDVRLALVEEGGLPVLVDLLASGTAGMQKSAALCFWSLASMGDHETQSQIVQAGALPPLLQALHIASDQDLQDSVLRAIHALTSVPAAARTLCSSPLFFAQITDLICCCGSILMQQMAADMVADLAPTVSDDTRHCMSPCIGTLVKMMEVAKPATVQESAGRALLALLTLKSNRKGFVRDGKCVTRLVQMLDPQNEEIDKKYPVSIFLALAMGGGNGTRRKLVDAGSCQHLQKLADAEVPGAKKALQRISSSRLKSLLSIGWQN from the coding sequence ATGACGCCGCCGATCTCCCCGcctccgccggccgccgcggaCGCGCTAGCGCAGATCGTGCACGCCCTCCTGCCGCCGCTCCTCCTAGCGGCGGCGTCGGTCAAGGCGCTCCACTCCCGGTGGCGCGCGCTTCACGGCACGCTGCTCGCGCTCCAGTCCTCCCTCGCGGCCGTGCCTGCCTCTGCCTCCGCGTACCCGCTCTTCGCCGACCTGGTGGCGTCTCTCCTCCCGGCGCTCCGCTCCCTCCACGCGCTCTCGGTCCGGTGCCAGGACCCCGGCCTCCCCGGGGGTCGGCTCCGCCTCCAGAGCGACCTCGACATGGCCGCCTCCTCGCTCTCGCTCTTCCTCCACGACCTCTCGCTTCTCCTCCGCTCGGGTCTGCTCTCCGTCGATTCGTCGACGGCGTCATCCCCCAACGCCATCGTGCTGCAGGTGCCGGCATCGGCGGCGTCGCGCGCTGATAAGTCGCTCTTCGTCCGGGACGCCTTCGCAAGGCTCCAGATCGGGGGGCTGGACCTCAAGCTCAAGGCGCTCGCGTcgctgctggagctgctgagcGACAACCCCGCCGCGGAGGCCGCGCAGGTCGTCGCCGCCGACGGGGACGTTGCCGCGCTGCTCCGCCTGCTCGACTCGTCGTCCCACTCGGCATTGCGGGACAGCGCTGTCGCGGCCGTGGCCCACCTCGCCACTGCCGGCGCCGCGTCTCGGAGGGTGGTGTTCGACGAAGGCGGCCTCGGCCCGCTGCTGCGCGTGCTTGACTCGGGCTTGGCGCCGGCTACGCGggagcgcgccgcggcggccgttGTGGCCATCACTGCCGACGCAGGCAGCGCGTGGGCTCTGTCGGCGTATGGAGGAGTGTCCATCTTGATTAATGCGTGCCGTCCTAGCTCCGGATCTCCCGCTGTGCAGGCACTTGCTGTGGCGGCGCTCAAGAATGTGGCTTCCATCGATGATGTCCGCTTGGCTCTGGTGGAGGAGGGTGGTTTGCCAGTTCTTGTTGATCTGCTCGCGAGTGGCACTGCTGGCATGCAGAAGAGTGCTGCTCTCTGCTTCTGGTCGCTTGCTTCCATGGGAGACCACGAGACACAGAGCCAGATTGTGCAAGCAGGTGCATTGCCGCCACTGTTGCAAGCGCTGCATATCGCTTCTGACCAGGATCTCCAGGATTCTGTACTGCGCGCTATCCATGCACTTACATCCGTCCCTGCTGCTGCAAGAACCCTCTGTTCGTCGCCTCTCTTCTTCGCACAAATTACAGACCTCATATGCTGCTGTGGTAGCATCCTGATGCAACAAATGGCCGCTGATATGGTTGCTGACCTTGCACCTACTGTGAGCGATGACACCAGGCATTGCATGTCTCCATGCATCGGTACACTGGTTAAGATGATGGAGGTGGCTAAGCCAGCAACAGTACAGGAGTCAGCTGGACGTGCACTGCTTGCTTTGCTTACCTTGAAGTCCAATCGGAAGGGTTTTGTCAGGGATGGGAAGTGTGTAACCAGGTTAGTGCAAATGCTTGACCCCCAGAATGAGGAGATCGATAAAAAGTACCCAGTTTCAATCTTTCTAGCACTTGCCATGGGTGGTGGGAATGGAACACGACGAAAGCTTGTGGATGCTGGTTCTTGCCAGCATCTACAGAAACTGGCTGATGCCGAGGTGCCTGGCGCAAAGAAGGCTTTGCAGAGGATATCCAGTAGTCGACTCAAAAGCTTACTCTCCATAGGATGGCAAAACTAG